The stretch of DNA CGAGCATGCTGGCTGCCGTCCCGCCAATCTGCCACCTGCGCCGAACTTTGCGGCGCTGCTTACGCCCAAGCTCCAACCCCAGGCGGATAGCTCTATCTAGTCTTTCCTCACTTACATGCTGCTCTGCTTCATGCAGCTCGTTCGTCAATTGTTCGAACCTCATATCTCTTGGCTTATTCATACCGATGTCCACCCCCATAGTTCATATATTGATTCAGCAGCTTTAGCCCTTGGCGCAGCCAAGTCTTGACGGTACCCTCCGGGTGGCCGAGGACCTCGGCAATTTGTGGGACGGTCATGTCTTGATAGTATTTTAAAATGACAGGGTGTCTGTATTTCGGCTTTAAGCGCTCCATCGCTCTTTCCAGATCAAGCTTGTGGTCACTGATCATCATCGCCGATCCTTCGCGCTCTATCTCTAGCGGAAGCTGCCGCTTGTGGCGCTTCAATTCATCCATGCAGCAGTGGATCAGAATACGGATAAGCCAAGGGACAAAGGCATCAGGATCGCTTCAGCCTGCTGCACTTCACCCAAGCGCGGCAGACGGTCTCCTGCAGGGCTTCCAGTGCATCTTCTTCATTATGCAGGTAGCTGTAGGCAATGCCGTAAAGCTTGCGCCTATGTAGGGACACGATTCTGTAAAAGGCTTCTTCATCCCCCTGGCATGCAGCACAGGCCAACTCTTTCTCGTTCAAGGTTAAGGCTCCTTCCGTTATGGCGTATAACCGGCCGGTTATTCATTCCATATGTATAAGACTCCCTGGAAAGATAATTCGATTTAAAAATTGATGAAAATTTTACAAAAGGCGGAACAACTCTTGGTTCGGGAGCAGAGTCTAATTCAATAGGTAGAGGTAAAAAAGAAGGTAAGTGAAAAATGTGTTCGATTGCTCCCCGGCAGAGGTGAACGGTCAAGAAGCATCCTTTATTAACCGAGTAAGGAGGGTGATGAAGTCTGTTTTGTTGGTCAGCCATTTTCGCCACACAAAATTAAGCGAATCTTATGAAGGAAGTTCTGCATCGAAGAATTATTGGAAGCGATCACGTGAAATCAGCCCTCAAGGAGAGGCTGCCTCAGCTGGATTTATTTCGTGCTATTGCAATTCTAGGTGTCATCCATGTACATGCAACCTCGGTAGCCGCTGGGGGACAAGCCATGAACTCCCCGTATTACGTCTTCATCAATTGGGTGAACATTTTCTTCAAGTTCGGAACACCATGCTTCATCTTCTTAAGCAGCTTTGTTCTTTTTTACAACTATATGAACCACCCGGCGGGCCGCCAGCTAGTGAGTAAATTTTATAAGAGAAGATTACTCTATATTATTATCCCTTACCTCGTTGCTTCCTGCTGTTATTATGCGTTGAATACATATCTATACGGTGATTGGGAGCGTTGGGAATAGGAATATTAACTGGCTCAGCTTATACGCATTTATATTTCGTGTTTATTAACGTGCAGTTTTACTTGCTGTTTCCTCTGCTGCTGTTGCTTTTTCAGAAAAATCAGAGACTGTCCAATTGGGCTCTTCCATTGGGACTAATCATTCAATGGAGAATCCCTCGCGGCAGGCGCATAAACCATACGTACCCAACGAAGAAGCCATGCGGATGCTTAAACCCGCTTGGCTTTTGTTATGCATGCTGAAGAAAGTTGGCATACTTTGAACATTGAATATCACGATGTAGCCATTGACGCTAGCTAAAGAAATATGGTAAGATTTCGTTACTCTTTACTTTGGTAGTATGGTAGCACTTTACCAAGTAAAAGCAACTATGGAACGACTGAAGACTAAGGGGTGAGCCGATTGTCTAAACCGAAAGGATTTGAGAAGCCGGCCGGGGTCCGGGATTATCTCCCCTATGCCACGCAGAAGCTGCGTGCCATTGAGCATCAAGTGCTGGCATGCATGTCTAGATGGGGATACCGTCAAATTATGACTCCGTCGATGGAGTATTATGACACGGTCGGCGTGGCCAGCTCCACGTCAGATCAGAAGCTGTTCAAGCTGTTGAATAACCGGGGGACCACGATGGTCCTTCGATCAGATATGACCTCACCGATTGCTAGACTGGCTTCTTCGCTGTTGAAGGAAGAGCCGCTGCCGCTGAGGCTTTCCTATCATGCGAATGTCTTTCGCGCCATTGAAGAAGAGGCTGGCCGGGAGGCGGAGTTCTTCCAGACGGGTGTGGAGCTGATTGGCGATGCTTCTCCAGAAGCGGATGCTGAGGTTGTAGCGCTGG from Paenibacillus sp. CAA11 encodes:
- a CDS encoding acyltransferase family protein, producing the protein MKEVLHRRIIGSDHVKSALKERLPQLDLFRAIAILGVIHVHATSVAAGGQAMNSPYYVFINWVNIFFKFGTPCFIFLSSFVLFYNYMNHPAGRQLVSKFYKRRLLYIIIPYLVASCCYYALNTYLYGDWERWE